Proteins encoded by one window of Salmo trutta chromosome 17, fSalTru1.1, whole genome shotgun sequence:
- the LOC115151754 gene encoding tropomyosin alpha-4 chain isoform X4, with the protein MAGLNSLDAVKRKIQCLQQQADDAEDRAQVLQRELDGERELREKAEGDVAGLNRRIQLVEEELDRAQERLATALQKLEEAEKAADESERGMKVIENRASKDEEKMEMQEMQLKEAKHIAEEADRKYEEVARKLVILEGELERAEERAEVSELKCSDLEEELKNVTNNLKSLEASSEKYSEKEDKYEEEIKVLSDKLKEAETRAEFAERTVAKLEKFIDDLEDELYAQKLKYKAVSEELDHAFNDMTSL; encoded by the exons ATGGCAGGTTTGAATTCTTTGGACGCTGTGAAGAGAAAAATCCAGTGTTTGCAACAGCAAGCCGACGATGCAGAAGACCGAGCCCAGGTTTTACAGAGAGAACTGGATGGGGAACGAGAACTTCGGGAGAAA gCGGAGGGTGATGTGGCGGGTCTGAACCGCAGGATCCAGCTGGTGGAGGAAGAGTTGGACAGGGCCCAGGAGAGGCTGGCCACTGCGCTGCAGAAACTGGAGGAGGCCGAGAAGGCTGCGGACGAGAGCGAGAG AGGCATGAAGGTGATCGAGAACCGGGCATCCAAGGACGAGGAGAAGATGGAGATGCAGGAGATGCAGCTAAAGGAGGCCAAACACATCGCTGAGGAGGCCGACCGCAAATACGAGGAG GTGGCCCGTAAGCTGGTGATCCTTGAGGGAGAACTGGAGAGAGCTGAGGAGAGGGCCGAGGTCTCAGAACT TAAATGCAGTGATCTGGAGGAGGAGTTGAAAAATGTGACCAACAACCTAAAATCCCTAGAAGCCTCATCTGAGAAG TACTCAGAAAAAGAGGACAAGTATGAGGAGGAGATCAAGGTTCTTAGTGACAAGCTGAAGGAG GCTGAGACTCGTGCAGAGTTTGCAGAGAGGACAGTGGCCAAACTGGAAAAGTTCATTGATGACCTGGAAG ATGAACTTTACGCTCAGAAGCTGAAGTACAAGGCTGTCAGCGAGGAGCTGGATCATGCCTTCAATGACATGACCTCCTTGTAG
- the LOC115151754 gene encoding tropomyosin alpha-4 chain isoform X3 — translation MAGLNSLDAVKRKIQCLQQQADDAEDRAQVLQRELDGERELREKAEGDVAGLNRRIQLVEEELDRAQERLATALQKLEEAEKAADESERGMKVIENRASKDEEKMEMQEMQLKEAKHIAEEADRKYEEVARKLVILEGELERAEERAEVSELKCSDLEEELKNVTNNLKSLEASSEKYSEKEDKYEEEIKVLSDKLKEAETRAEFAERTVAKLEKFIDDLEEKLAGAKEENMGMHQVLDQTLQELNSL, via the exons ATGGCAGGTTTGAATTCTTTGGACGCTGTGAAGAGAAAAATCCAGTGTTTGCAACAGCAAGCCGACGATGCAGAAGACCGAGCCCAGGTTTTACAGAGAGAACTGGATGGGGAACGAGAACTTCGGGAGAAA gCGGAGGGTGATGTGGCGGGTCTGAACCGCAGGATCCAGCTGGTGGAGGAAGAGTTGGACAGGGCCCAGGAGAGGCTGGCCACTGCGCTGCAGAAACTGGAGGAGGCCGAGAAGGCTGCGGACGAGAGCGAGAG AGGCATGAAGGTGATCGAGAACCGGGCATCCAAGGACGAGGAGAAGATGGAGATGCAGGAGATGCAGCTAAAGGAGGCCAAACACATCGCTGAGGAGGCCGACCGCAAATACGAGGAG GTGGCCCGTAAGCTGGTGATCCTTGAGGGAGAACTGGAGAGAGCTGAGGAGAGGGCCGAGGTCTCAGAACT TAAATGCAGTGATCTGGAGGAGGAGTTGAAAAATGTGACCAACAACCTAAAATCCCTAGAAGCCTCATCTGAGAAG TACTCAGAAAAAGAGGACAAGTATGAGGAGGAGATCAAGGTTCTTAGTGACAAGCTGAAGGAG GCTGAGACTCGTGCAGAGTTTGCAGAGAGGACAGTGGCCAAACTGGAAAAGTTCATTGATGACCTGGAAG aaaAATTAGCAGGTGCCAAAGAAGAGAACATGGGAATGCATCAAGTCCTGGATCAAACACTGCAAGAGCTCAACAGCTTATAA
- the LOC115151756 gene encoding 40S ribosomal protein S27-like: MALTKDLMHPTLEAERQRHKKKRLVQSPNSYFMDVKCPGCYRITTVFSHAQRVVPCGGCSFVLCQPRGGKCRLTEGCSFRRKQR, translated from the exons ATGGCG CTCACTAAGGACCTAATGCACCCTACTTTGGAGGCTGAGAGGCAAAGACACAAGAAGAAGAGGTTGGTTCAGAGTCCCAACTCCTACTTCATGGATGTAAAATGCCCTG GCTGCTACAGGATCACCACAGTGTTCAGTCATGCCCAGAGAGTGGTGCCCTGTGGCGGCTGCTCcttcgtcctgtgccagcccaGAGGGGGGAAATGCCGCCTCACGGAAG GCTGCTCCTTCAGAAGAAAGCAACGCTGA